The DNA region aaagaaaaaagaaaataaaaaaataaaaaggcagtTTCTTTGAATACACTCAGCTGAGCTTGCGAGGTAGATAAACTGTTAATTTGAGTGAGTGCCCTTGTTCATCAAGCAGTTTCTTACAAATTCTCCACTATGTCGCAGCCATCGCGCCCCAAGAGCCCCGATGATCAAACTGTATGCTCTCGTTAATCTGTTTGTTCCAATCAATCTTTACTTTTCGAATTTCCTAGTTTTTTATGCCCAATTATGATTCAATCGGATGGAATCAATTTGTTCGCATTTACTTGAAATTCAGTCGAATCGGCGTCTAATGTAGAAACTCCTTTGGCAGTTTTGCTTTCAATTGTATTTTTAACTTCAGTTAGTAGTTTCTTTGGTTATTATGGGTGTACAAGTATGAATTCTGCATATAATGTTGGAATAGTGAAGAATGTGTGCCTACTTGAAGCTCTTTTCTCGGAGATGGTTATGTATTGTGTGAAATTTCTTCGTTAGCTACACGATCAATGTTTTTCAGCATTTTTGGATGTACAGGAATTGTGTATTTTTAATCAGTAGCTTTTAACGAATTCAGAGACTATGGAAAGGGATGGGAAAAGAACGTGAGTCACGTCATGAGTTTTTAGTGCTAGGAGGTGAATCACTTCTTAAGAGTTAAGATCTGATCAGGAATTGTGCTAAGAAAGTTGAATTTTAGGTTAAATGAATATACTATGTGTAACATGCTAAGATTTTTGGGACAATCTGTGTACTGTTTGATAAGTAGGTGTGACTTTCTTGATGCAACTCATCTTCATATCGGGACTATCTGACTAGCTGTTGGGATGGCAGAACATTCGAGAGACTACTTTTTTCACATTTCTGTCTCTTCGTAATTTTGCATTGCATTTCTCTGATTTTAGGATATACTACTTAGTAAGTTATGTTATATAATGTTGTAAAACTGTGGAACAGTTCGTAGTTTCTGTAGGAAGGAGCGGCTTTCTCCCTGTCTGATGCTTAATTGTGTGATACTTTTGAATTACTATCGCATGTGGTTGTACCTCTTTGTTTTCTATTCCTGATAGTATGATTTATAAGGGATGTCAATGCTCTTGTTCCATATGGTGAATTCAATTTGTTGTTAGTACGCTGAAGGGACTTGATTTTTCGATCTGTAGGTTTCATCAGTAAGTAGACTGATTGTATGTGTCTGTCTTCTGATTTGTTTATGTTGCAGGGGATGTATATTCGTGTCAAACGCAACAAAACAACTTACTTTCTGCAATGTGTGCCGAGTGAGACAATTCTGCAGATTAAGGAGAAGTTGCATGAGATCACTGATCAGCCCGTTGAGAACCAGCGTTTGATACTACTGCCAAATCGGGAAATGTTGGAAGACTCGAAATCGCTGGCTGATCAGAAGGTTTTGTCTTCACTATCTATGTAGTTTACGTAAAAAAGCATTAAGAATGCTTCAAGTTTTTTTCTGAACACAGCTAATTCTCTAACACAGTCAATCAAAATATCACGAGTTTGGTTATGGATTCATTCCTGAAGGTTCTATCTTCACTATCTATATAGTTTACGTAAAAACGCGTTAAGAGTGCTTCAAGTTTTTTTCTGAACATAGCTAATTCTCTAACACATTCAATCAAAATTCACGAGTTTGGTTATGGATTCATTCCTGAAAATTGCAACAgttttgatatatatatttcaGTACCTTGGCTTCAAACCTTATAAGTTATTCCTTGATATGTATTTTCAGGTTGAGAATGATGCTGTCGTTGCCCTGACACTGAGAAAAGGTACCCTTTCTGGTCATAGTCACTAATTTGATCTGCAActgatttttcttttcttgccaGTAGAAAGTCTTATACTTATCACATTACGCCTCTTGCCATGATCTCCATAATACGTTAGCCTTTTTAAGTGtgcaaatttattttatttcttgcaaaACTGAATCCGAGACCAGAGATTTTACTTCACCTGAAAAGATTTCATTTCACCCCGAAAAACTATTTAGATATTGCGTGAGGGGTTGCAATACACAAAACTGAGTATTTGAAATATTACATGATCCAACAAGCTCAAAGCTGTCCAATCCATCAAACTATTAACTATGTAGTGGATTTGTCTATATTATTTTTGACTTTCCAAGCTATCACGCAAGTAAACGTTCCTCTTTTAGTTTCCAAAAGCCTTATATTGCACATTCTAGGCAACACTTAACTTATAAGATACGATGTTCTGAGCTTTGGCCTTGTTTGAACCCTTATGCGTGTTGAAGTAACAGTTGAATCATTATAATGAAACGAACATGGGGATTGCTGCTTTATGAAAACCTAAAATGTTGTTGTTTGGTTGTTTTCTCCTCTTGATCTTTCCGCACAGTCTTTTTTTTAGTTGCTCGCAAGCTCTTGACAATCTTTCTGATGTGATTCACTGCTGCCATTCATTTACGAATCTGCATAGAAATGTCCCTTTCCTGAACTTAGAGCCTATTGAATTGTGTTTTTCAATGAAATCGGAGCAATATCATACCAATTCTGAAGCTTAATTTTTACCTTATTTTTGTCAAAACTGTTACTCTTTTGTGGAGTAGTTTATACATAACATCTCTGTAATTGAATGTGCTCCTTTACACTTTGTGAAGAGTAGGCAGTCTTTTGCTGCTTTCTAAATTATAGTTGGTCGTAGAAGGTGAAAAGTTTTAGTTTCTCAGATAAGCATGTGGAAATCAGTGTTCAATTAACAGAAACCTTGGTTTTTTGTGTGCTTTTGTATCTCTAATATCgaattcttttttcttcattgattCATTTTTGCAGATGATAATGAGTTTGAAGAGGTAAACATTGTGAGACCAAATGATTTTTACCAATCGCGGGAGGCAGATGGTGGATCTAACTGGTGAGGCTGCTACGGTAGTGTTGAAGAAGGTCCGTCGTTGGTCAGTGTTTTTCTCAGTCGGAGAAGAAACTACTGGTCTTATATTACTTTGATTGGTTGATAAGATTTGGAATTGGTTTATCTCCTTGTCTGCAACATGATCATTACTTGATTTTCATTTTCACTGCAAACatttataatgctaacttttcatatgcgtgtgttttttttttcaaatgcatgtagctctctctctctctctaccaaGACTCCCTAAAAAGTGTATTTAGCTTAATGACGAGCATAATCTTTTCTTTCATAATTACCAAAGAATCACCAATACTTGAGATTAGTTAcctattttaataaattttctgCCTGGCACAACTATATTTTGCAATGTATGCGGCTGTTTTATTCAACTGCTAATTTATCTGCTTGGCCTAGGGAAATTGTTTAgagatatttttaatattaatgcCAATAGTGAAAAGGCACTAAAACTACTCCAAATGCTTTTTGCTGCAAAAATGCCGAAAATCTCACTATCATTACATTATACTCCTAGTAACACTTTTTTAGGTCAAAACTGAAAAGTGAATGTGAAAAATAAGTTTACTGATTGATATGGtagaatcaaaattaaaaatagacgCTTTGAAAAGAACATGCGAAAGCATGCCacattattaatttgttttgtcATTATGTTTTAGCACATGACGCCCTATCATTTGGTTCCTCTTTATCACTCCAAATTCCAATCATAATAGTAAATGCACATCTATATCTTCCTACCAGATTATAATGTTTAGAAGGGAACATGAGGAAATGcacattaatataattaattacgGGGTACGTTTTAAGCAGAAAAGAAAAACCTTTACAATCTTAGTAGTATTTGAGTTCATGGTATTTGTATTTCAATCTTAGTAGTATTTGAGTTACTCgattaaaactttaaattcaaaataatttaatactactagtagtCTACTACTATAATCAAATCCAATTGAATA from Salvia splendens isolate huo1 chromosome 9, SspV2, whole genome shotgun sequence includes:
- the LOC121746835 gene encoding uncharacterized protein LOC121746835; the encoded protein is MSQPSRPKSPDDQTGMYIRVKRNKTTYFLQCVPSETILQIKEKLHEITDQPVENQRLILLPNREMLEDSKSLADQKVENDAVVALTLRKDDNEFEEVNIVRPNDFYQSREADGGSNW